In one window of Gouania willdenowi chromosome 8, fGouWil2.1, whole genome shotgun sequence DNA:
- the limd2 gene encoding LIM domain-containing protein 2 isoform X1: MDARNTTEEKPVQRSKVCSFSFKTQKELCTSCEKTVYPMERLVANNMVFHSTCFCCKHCNAKLSLGTFAALQGEFYCKPHFQQLFKSKGNYDEGFGRKQHKELWASKETENLTKTP; the protein is encoded by the exons ATG GATGCCAGAAATACCACAGAGGAGAAGCCTGTTCAGCGATCTAAGGTTTGT TCCTTCAGCTTTAAGACTCAGAAAGAGTTGTGTACATCATGTGAGAAGACGGTCTACCCCATGGAGAGATTGGTTGCCAACAACATGGTGTTTCATTCCACATGTTTCTGCTGCAAACACTGCAATGCCAAGCTCAG CTTGGGCACTTTTGCAGCACTTCAAGGCGAGTTTTACTGCAAGCCACATTTCCAGCAGCTCTTCAAAAGCAAAGGCAACTACGACGAGGGCTTCGGGCGCAAGCAGCACAAAGAGCTCTGGGCCTCCAAGGAGACGGAAAACCTGACGAAGACGCCATAA
- the limd2 gene encoding LIM domain-containing protein 2 isoform X2, with translation MDARNTTEEKPVQRSKSFSFKTQKELCTSCEKTVYPMERLVANNMVFHSTCFCCKHCNAKLSLGTFAALQGEFYCKPHFQQLFKSKGNYDEGFGRKQHKELWASKETENLTKTP, from the exons ATG GATGCCAGAAATACCACAGAGGAGAAGCCTGTTCAGCGATCTAAG TCCTTCAGCTTTAAGACTCAGAAAGAGTTGTGTACATCATGTGAGAAGACGGTCTACCCCATGGAGAGATTGGTTGCCAACAACATGGTGTTTCATTCCACATGTTTCTGCTGCAAACACTGCAATGCCAAGCTCAG CTTGGGCACTTTTGCAGCACTTCAAGGCGAGTTTTACTGCAAGCCACATTTCCAGCAGCTCTTCAAAAGCAAAGGCAACTACGACGAGGGCTTCGGGCGCAAGCAGCACAAAGAGCTCTGGGCCTCCAAGGAGACGGAAAACCTGACGAAGACGCCATAA